A window from Candidatus Nitrosotenuis uzonensis encodes these proteins:
- a CDS encoding ATP-binding protein: protein MTTYPYGLKENPYPSSPTPTEQDAKILGGTRHQEAKDAIVNCISDLYRKVSRRNSTDDDFRLITVVQDVGSGKTHLALHIKTLKTRQDIATSYVDLSTISPKTNEGIYNAIIEGFGKEIFAELRERLLWQICERAQKGDMLARKVIGYGFVDRLKGTTMKQKTEDIVYDKKPILKEHLATYLQFNHSSHESTVLKNIILRESDRITNLDELHGRLGAIAKFSHDLLGKVILFELDEFDSNEATLEFIKSLINAHIPASVLLLITTPSVYLDVQRVNPSVFDRLEKANYKIDLAGANSIDELIEIAIEYIKEADKTERFNKKEQQELAAKIRVLCDEFPEFRNVRSIINILNHAVEVASRMGESEISEAVIDETIKQTYPGLKIKGSIMEVPISEFIKIKRTSGTTQNQVKQAVSNLINYAHEMGNVSKSNKPNPSFDAVYSDPFGNKIGVTVVMDSNHTKNFETISNVVKSSAFVDKLVILTNTSIPQSGQATIVNVDKSKVIDLLYFNNKYTERKLEEPETEKIRMLAKTICVI from the coding sequence ATGACGACCTATCCATACGGTCTGAAAGAGAATCCATACCCTAGCAGCCCTACGCCAACCGAACAGGACGCAAAAATCCTAGGCGGAACAAGACATCAGGAGGCAAAGGATGCAATCGTCAATTGTATATCTGACCTATACAGAAAGGTCTCCCGACGAAATTCCACCGATGATGATTTCAGATTGATTACCGTGGTACAGGATGTAGGGTCTGGCAAAACTCATCTTGCATTGCACATAAAGACGCTCAAGACAAGGCAGGACATAGCTACAAGCTATGTAGACCTTTCAACAATATCGCCCAAGACAAACGAGGGAATCTATAACGCAATAATCGAGGGATTTGGTAAGGAAATATTTGCCGAGCTTAGAGAAAGGCTTCTCTGGCAGATCTGTGAGCGAGCACAAAAGGGTGACATGCTTGCAAGGAAGGTTATTGGATACGGGTTTGTAGACAGACTAAAGGGTACTACGATGAAACAAAAGACCGAAGATATAGTTTATGATAAAAAGCCTATCCTAAAAGAGCATCTTGCAACATATCTTCAATTTAACCACTCATCTCACGAGTCTACCGTGCTCAAGAACATAATCCTTAGAGAATCTGACAGAATAACCAATCTTGACGAGCTACACGGAAGACTGGGAGCAATTGCCAAGTTCAGTCATGACTTGCTTGGAAAGGTGATTCTCTTTGAACTCGATGAGTTTGACTCTAACGAGGCAACGTTGGAGTTCATAAAATCTTTGATAAACGCACACATACCTGCGTCAGTACTGCTGTTGATTACAACACCATCCGTATACCTTGATGTGCAAAGGGTAAACCCATCAGTATTTGACAGGTTGGAAAAAGCCAACTACAAAATAGATCTGGCCGGGGCCAATTCTATTGACGAATTGATTGAAATAGCAATAGAATACATCAAGGAGGCTGACAAGACTGAGCGTTTCAACAAAAAAGAACAACAGGAACTTGCAGCGAAAATACGTGTCCTATGTGACGAGTTTCCCGAGTTTAGAAATGTGCGTTCCATAATCAATATACTGAATCATGCAGTTGAAGTTGCATCACGTATGGGAGAGTCGGAAATATCTGAGGCAGTCATAGATGAAACAATAAAGCAGACATATCCTGGTCTGAAGATAAAGGGAAGCATAATGGAAGTGCCTATATCGGAATTTATCAAAATCAAGCGGACGTCTGGAACAACTCAGAATCAGGTAAAACAGGCAGTTTCAAATCTTATCAACTATGCCCATGAGATGGGTAATGTCTCAAAATCTAACAAGCCTAATCCTTCGTTTGACGCTGTGTATTCCGATCCATTCGGAAATAAAATAGGAGTTACAGTAGTGATGGATTCCAATCATACAAAGAACTTTGAGACAATATCAAATGTGGTAAAGTCATCCGCATTCGTTGATAAACTGGTGATTCTAACAAATACAAGTATACCGCAGTCAGGACAGGCCACCATAGTGAACGTAGACAAGTCCAAGGTAATTGATCTGCTTTACTTTAACAACAAGTACACTGAGCGTAAGCTAGAAGAGCCAGAAACGGAGAAAATCAGGATGCTGGCCAAGACAATCTGTGTGATTTAG
- a CDS encoding methyl-accepting chemotaxis protein, producing MIKGFNGSLNWKLQILFNAIAIVSVLTISVGNYYSSSQIASQLDDARAQEYLSGLTFQAVMLGITVNVAVGVFAFFISRSITKPIVKATDIASRISNGDLTVTVEQPKSNDEIGRLIMAESQMASNLKNIITEVNAAAQSVSASAQQIAASGTELNSSVQQIASTVDQVSRGSESQAQGLSKSKQIVDELSKSISDLAVNAIESVEITNHVGNLSEKGSESAKEAGERMKNIIKVTNQSAQKVHQLAARTSEITAVLDVIRQIADQTNLLALNAAIEAARAGEAGRGFAVVADEVRRLAESSARSSDEINEKLKQIQEDAQTVVQDIEVSATEVNQGKLIIDSSLKSLDDIAAEIKSVSNNVKKLSDGTQIEVVKVKEVAANTSDIAAVAEQNAAATEEASAAIQQQTAQTHEIASAANQLSELATQLQKMISQFRLSEEKSEDNKVEPRKQGVLSKILRG from the coding sequence ATGATCAAAGGATTTAATGGCTCACTTAACTGGAAATTGCAGATTCTGTTTAACGCAATTGCAATAGTGTCCGTCTTGACAATTTCAGTTGGAAACTATTACTCATCAAGTCAGATTGCAAGCCAGTTAGATGATGCAAGAGCCCAAGAATACCTCTCAGGTCTGACATTCCAAGCAGTCATGCTTGGAATAACCGTGAATGTGGCAGTGGGAGTATTTGCATTCTTTATTTCGCGCTCAATTACAAAACCCATAGTAAAGGCAACAGATATTGCGTCAAGAATAAGCAACGGTGATCTTACAGTAACAGTAGAACAGCCCAAATCAAATGATGAGATAGGCAGGCTCATCATGGCAGAAAGCCAGATGGCAAGCAACCTTAAAAACATAATAACCGAAGTAAACGCTGCGGCTCAGTCAGTTTCTGCTAGCGCACAGCAGATAGCAGCGTCTGGAACTGAGCTAAATTCGTCAGTTCAACAAATTGCGTCCACAGTGGATCAAGTATCAAGGGGATCGGAATCGCAAGCGCAAGGACTCTCAAAATCAAAACAGATTGTAGATGAGCTCTCCAAGTCAATCTCGGATCTTGCGGTAAACGCGATCGAGTCTGTAGAAATAACAAATCACGTAGGCAATCTCTCCGAGAAGGGATCAGAGTCAGCAAAGGAGGCAGGCGAGAGAATGAAGAATATTATAAAAGTCACAAATCAATCTGCCCAAAAAGTACACCAGCTTGCAGCCAGGACTAGCGAGATAACGGCAGTGTTAGATGTCATAAGACAGATTGCGGACCAGACAAACCTGCTTGCACTCAATGCCGCAATAGAGGCAGCCCGTGCAGGTGAGGCCGGTAGAGGATTCGCAGTAGTGGCAGATGAAGTACGACGCCTTGCAGAAAGCTCAGCAAGATCGTCAGATGAGATAAACGAGAAACTAAAACAGATTCAAGAGGATGCCCAGACAGTGGTGCAGGACATTGAGGTTAGTGCTACTGAGGTAAACCAGGGAAAGCTGATAATTGATTCTTCACTAAAATCCCTTGACGATATAGCAGCTGAGATAAAATCAGTCTCCAACAACGTCAAAAAGCTCTCAGATGGCACACAGATCGAGGTAGTTAAAGTAAAGGAAGTAGCTGCAAATACATCAGATATTGCAGCAGTCGCAGAGCAGAACGCGGCTGCAACCGAGGAAGCATCTGCAGCTATACAACAGCAGACTGCTCAGACGCACGAGATTGCATCTGCTGCAAACCAGCTATCGGAGCTTGCAACTCAGCTGCAAAAGATGATCTCACAGTTTAGGCTCTCTGAGGAAAAATCAGAAGATAACAAAGTAGAACCGAGAAAGCAGGGCGTCCTATCCAAGATTCTGCGAGGCTAG